The following are encoded in a window of Sminthopsis crassicaudata isolate SCR6 chromosome 3, ASM4859323v1, whole genome shotgun sequence genomic DNA:
- the PTP4A2 gene encoding protein tyrosine phosphatase type IVA 2, whose protein sequence is MNRPAPVEISYENMRFLITHNPTNATLNKFTEELKKYGVTTLVRVCDATYDKAPVEKEGIQVLDWPFDDGAPPPNQIVDDWLNLLKNKFREEPGCCVAVHCVAGLGRAPVLVALALIECGMKYEDAVQFIRQKRRGAFNSKQLLYLEKYRPKMRLRFRDTNGHCCVQ, encoded by the exons ATGAACCGTCCAGCCCCTGTGGAGATCTCTTATGAGAACATGCGTTTTCTGATTACCCACAATCCTACCAATGCGACACTCAACAAGTTCACAGAG gaaCTTAAGAAGTATGGTGTGACAACTTTGGTTCGCGTTTGTGATGCTACATATGATAAAGCTCCAGTTGAAAAAGAAGGAATCCAGGTTCTA GACTGGCCATTTGATGATGGAGCTCCACCTCCTAATCAGATCGTAGATGATTGGCtaaatctattaaaaaacaaatttcgAGAAGAGCCAGGTTGCTGTGTTGCTGTGCACTGTGTTGCAGGGCTGGGAAG GGCACCTGTGCTGGTTGCACTTGCATTAATTGAATGTGGAATGAAGTATGAAGATGCAGTTCAATTTATCCGACA aaaaagaaggggaGCATTCAATTCCAAACAGCTGCTTTACCTTGAGAAGTACCGACCTAAGATGCGATTACGCTTCAGAGATACCAATGGGCATTGCTGTGTTCAGTAG